One genomic window of Cannabis sativa cultivar Pink pepper isolate KNU-18-1 chromosome 2, ASM2916894v1, whole genome shotgun sequence includes the following:
- the LOC115719420 gene encoding hypothetical protein At1g04090 — translation MFGCECWCWDSELEFNYSEPKPFSLPSPLPAWPKGQGFGTGRVSLGEIEVAKVTKFESVTSLNGKPNGVSFYKPVNIPEGFFCLGHYCQPSNKPLRGYVLVAREAAFTPKPQHSESSLPALKKPVNYSLIWNADSHNDGCGFFWLPNPPMGYRAVGFVVTNNPEEPEVDEVRCVREDLTETCRTSDAVFAMDSKFSKDAFQIWSTMPCKRGMWCQGVSVGTFFCSSYWNSEKDLYIGCLKNVNSTLEGMPNLDQVHALIQHYGPTLFFHPDEEYLASSVKWFFKNGALLCRDGSNKAEPIKFGGSNLPAGGVNDGKFWIDLPGDDEAKEHLKRGNMESSELYVHVKPALGGTFTDIAMWVFCPFNGPATLKVGLLTFAMNKIGEHVGDWEHYTLRVSNFTGELWQIYFSEHSGGRWVDASELEFIQGNKAVVYASKHGHASFPHPGTYIQGSTKLGIGARNDVARSKFFIDSSTRYQIIAAEYLGEGVVTEPCWLQYMREWGPTIVYDSRSELDKLLDILPFYFRFSVENIFDLFPTEIYGEEGPTGPKEKDNWDGDERC, via the exons ATGTTTGGGTGTGAGTGTTGGTGTTGGGACAGTGAGCTGGAGTTCAATTACTCTGAGCCTAAACCCTTCTCTTTACCTTCACCACTTCCGGCATGGCCTAAAG GCCAAGGCTTTGGAACCGGAAGAGTATCTCTTGGAGAAATTGAAGTTGCAAAAGTCACCAAGTTTGAGAGCGTTACTAGTCTAAATGGGAAACCAAATGGGGTTTCATTTTACAAGCCTGTGAACATTCCTGAAGGATTTTTCTGTCTTGGTCACTACTGCCAGCCCAGCAACAAGCCATTGAGAGGCTACGTTCTTGTGGCTCGTGAAGCTGCTTTTACTCCTAAGCCACAACACTCGGAATCAAGCTTACCTGCACTGAAAAAGCCTGTTAACTATTCCTTAATCTGGAATGCAGATTCCCATAATGATGGTTGTGGTTTTTTTTGGTTGCCAAATCCGCCAATGGGTTACAGAGCGGTGGGTTTTGTTGTCACTAATAACCCCGAGGAGCCTGAAGTTGATGAAGTTAGGTGTGTGAGAGAAGATCTTACTGAGACTTGTCGAACAAGTGATGCGGTATTTGCCATGGATTCAAAGTTTTCCAAGGATGCATTTCAAATTTGGAGCACGATGCCTTGCAAGAGAGGGATGTGGTGCCAAGGAGTGTCTGTTGGTACATTTTTCTGTAGTAGCTATTGGAATTCTGAGAAAGATTTATATATTGGGTGCTTAAAGAACGTGAACTCTACTCTAGAAGGAATGCCAAATCTTGACCAAGTTCATGCTCTCATTCAGCATTATGGGCCTACATTGTTCTTCCATCCTGACGAGGAATATTTGGCTTCTTCAGTTAAATGGTTTTTCAAAAATGGGGCACTTCTCTGCAGAGATGGCTCTAATAAGGCTGAACCTATCAAGTTTGGAGGATCAAACTTGCCTGCTGGAGGAGTGAATGATGGTAAGTTTTGGATAGATTTGCCCGGTGATGATGAGGCAAAAGAACATCTAAAGCGAGGAAATATGGAAAGTTCGGAGCTTTATGTTCATGTTAAACCAGCACTCGGAGGGACTTTTACTGATATAGCTATGTGGGTTTTTTGCCCCTTTAATGGACCAGCCACCCTTAAAGTTGGTTTGTTGACATTTGCAATGAACAAGATAGGAGAACATGTGGGTGATTGGGAGCACTACACCCTTCGTGTGAGCAACTTCACCGGAGAACTGTGGCAAATATACTTCTCGGAACACAGTGGTGGTAGATGGGTGGATGCTTCTGAGTTGGAGTTCATCCAAGGGAACAAAGCAGTAGTTTATGCATCAAAACACGGTCATGCTAGCTTCCCACATCCCGGTACATACATTCAAGGCTCAACAAAGCTTGGAATAGGGGCCAGAAATGATGTTGCTCGTAGCAAGTTTTTCATTGATTCGAGTACAAGGTATCAGATCATTGCAGCTGAGTATCTCGGTGAGGGAGTTGTTACAGAACCCTGTTGGTTGCAGTATATGAGGGAATGGGGTCCAACCATAGTGTATGATTCGCGATCAGAACTAGACAAACTACTTGACATTCTTCCATTTTATTTTCGATTTTCGGTTGAGAACATCTTTGATTTGTTTCCAACTGAGATTTATGGTGAGGAAGGACCAACTGGACCAAAGGAGAAGGATAATTGGGATGGTGATGAAAGATGCTAG